The Aeoliella mucimassa genome includes the window ACCATTCTGGCGGTTCTTTTCGTCGAACGGGCATTCGCCTGCTGAGCGACGATTGCAAATCGGCTCGAGTACACTGTCGTGCTCGCGGCAGAACTCATGGTATCGTTCCATGATCTTCACCACCAACTCCACTCGACTGTTCACACCGAGCTTGTGATACAAGCGTCCCAAGTGGGTGTGGACCGTGTGTGGCGAGATGGCCAAGTCCTTGGAGATCTCCGCCTCGGACTTGCTGGTAAACACCAGTTGGACGATTTCGAGTTCGCGCTTCGACAGCGAAAGCCGCTTGCCTAGATGCTTCCACTCGTCATCTCCAAACAGATAAGCCGTTTGTTGCTGGCTTTCGTTAGCTGTCACGTTTTCCATAGCTGACCCCAGTCGCTGAACTCGAAAATAAATTCCGCAAGGGGGATTAAAAAGCAATTCCCATGCCAAGCGCATCGGACGTTTCGACGCAGCAATCCTAGTATTGCACTATAGGCAAAATTAGGCGATCTGCTCACTTCATGCGGCTTTTCCCAGTGTGCTTTCAGGAACCCCAGTGAGCGTATCCGCCCACCGCGTGCAACTCTGTGCGGTTAATTCTACCCCACACCTGCGCCTTGCACGACGTCCAAATGCTCGCGGAGAAATCCCTCGAGATCCCCCCGATGCAGGTCGTCGAGCGAGGTGAAGTGCAACCGTACTCGGTCGCGCTGATCCCCTTCGTTGTCGAGCATTTGCTCCGACCCTAAATCGGTGACACGCCCTAACTGAAACGCCCCCTTCGGCCCGTTGAGCACCAGCTCGACGTTCTCGGGTCGCTTGGTCACCACCGTCGCCCACGGCTCCTTCGAGCCCGGCGCCATGAGGTGCACAAGTACCTTGTTGTTCCAGAGGAACTGCCCCTTGGGAGCAACCGCGTGGAGCATCTCGAACAGCTCCTCAAGCATTTCCACTGGCCAGGCGACCTTCTTGCCGGGAGCAAACCCCTTACGCGTGGTATGCCATTTCTGGCCGAGTACCTTCCAGGGCATCAGATCTTCGGGGTTCTTCTCTTTACGCTTGGTGAAGCTATCGAAACCTTCGACCGCCCGCTTGAGGAACTTCCAGAACTCCGGCTTATCGATTTCCTCGAACGTGTGCACGGCCAGTTGCACTTCTTGCCAGGGACCAGTGAGGTTCTTGCACTTCACCCGGGGGCCACTGCCATAGGCTTCCACGTCGTCCAGATCGTTCAGCGGAGGTAAGTTGATATCGGCCAACAGCTTATCGCGATCGAAGGTCCGCTTTGCAGCGCGAAACTTCATTTTCAGTAGCCACTTCTCCGCGGTGATCGCGTGGAAGAACCAACCATCGCTCTTCGTATGGCCTGTCACCTCGACAACTGAACGGTGATTCCAGTTCGTGGGGGCGAAGTCGCCCAGTTCGTGAATCTCGCGCTCGACGCGTTCGAGGATCTCTCCTTCCCATCGGCAGGCGTCGCCATCGCGGGCGACGCGTTCCACCGTGTGCCAGTGACGGCCGTCGACCTCCCAGGGCATCTTGGTGTTCTCGCCCACCTTATCGAGATCCACATCCCCTTCGCGTTCCGCTTCGGCCGCATACGGATCGTATACCTTACGCTTCTCGTAAGGGCCGGCCTCGAGCATCGGTTGCAGTGCGATGCCGGTGTAGGAGATCGGCGGTGCCTTCTTCTTAGACTTCTTGCCGTTCTGCTGCTTGGCATACTCCACCAGCATCTCAGGCGTGCCGCAATGCACGACTTCGCCGCCTCCTCGGCCAGCTTCGGGGCCGATGTCGATGAGCCAGTCGCAAGTCTTGATCACGTCGAGGTTGTGTTCGATCACCACCACCGTGTTGCCAAGGTCCACGAGTCGATGCAACACATCCAGCAGCTTTGCCAGGTCGTCGAAGTGCAGACCGGTCGTCGGTTCGTCGAGCAGATAGAGCGTTTGCCCAGTGTCGGGGCGGGCGAGTTCGGCGGCCAGCTTCACCCGCTGGGCTTCACCGCCCGAGAGCGTGGGAGCGCTCTGCCCCAGCGTAAGGTAGTCGAGTCCGACGTCGCATAGCGTTTGCAGCACGCGGCGAATTTTGGGGATGTTCTCAAACAGCTCCAGGCCTTCGCGGCAACTCATCGCCAGCACGTCGGCAATCGTCTTGCCGCGATACTTCACGCTGAGCGTATCGGGGTTGTAGCGTTTGCCGCCACACGTCTCGCAGGTGATCCACACGTCGGGCAGGAAGTGCATTTCAACGCAGTACTCGCCAGCCCCTTCGCAGGCATCGCACCGCCCGCCGGCCACGTTGAAGCTAAACTGCCGCGCGGTGTAGCCGCGGAGCTTCGAGGCAGGCAGCTGCGCGAACAGTTGCCGGATCAGATCGAACACTCCGGTGTAGGTCGCCGGATTCGAAGTCGGCGTGTTGCCGAGCGGTTGCTGATCGACTCGAATCACCTTATTGATGCGTTCCAGCCCCTCGATTGCGTCGTGAGCGCCAGGCACTGTGCTGGCTCGATGCAACGACCGCGCGAGCGTGTTGTACAGCACGTCTTCTACCAGCGAACTCTTGCCGCTTCCCGACACGCCAGTCACTGCGGTGAGCGTACCGAGCGGAATATCGACCGAGATGTTCTTCAGGTTGTTGTGGCGGGCTCCAATGATCGACAGCGTCGACGTCGGCGGAGTAAAGGTCACCGAGTGGGGCCGCTCGCTCTTGCCCTTGGGCTCGCTATACTCCACGCTCTCGATGCGACGATTGCTGGGGATGGCGATCGCTTTCTTACCGCTCAGGTAAGGCCCAGTCACGCTGGCTCGTTTCTTCGCGACCTGGGCAGGAGTACCACGGGCGACGATGTCGCCACCTAGCCGTCCGGCCGCGGGGCCGAAGTCGAGCAGCGAGTCGGCACTCTCGACCACCTCGCGGTCGTGTTCGACCACCAGCAGCGTGTTGCCCAGATTTCGCAGCTTGTGCAATGCAGCAATCAAGCGGGTGTTGTCGCGGGGATGCAGACCGATGGTCGGCTCGTCGAGCACGTACAACACGCCGACCAGGCCGCTACCGACCTGGCTGGCCAGGCGAATGCGTTGCGACTCGCCGCCCGAGAGGGTCGGCGCACTGCGGCCGATGGTCAGGTAGTCGAGCCCAACATCCACCAGGAAGGTGAGCCGATTCGCAACTTCCTTCACCAGCTCGCCGGCAACCTTCTTCTCGCGAGCGTTGAGCTTCCACTTGTTGACCGTGTCGAGCAACTCGCCGAGCGGGGTCCGCGTGATCTGATCGATGGTCTGATCGTGGAACCGCACCGCGGCCGCGTCGTCGCGCAGCCGGCTACCACCGCACTCGCTACATTCGATCTCGCCCACCAGGTCTTCGAGTGCACCGCGCAGTCGCTGCGATAGTCGCGAGGCTTCTTCCAGCGCGGGGTAGAGTCCCTTGAACTGGTACTTGAACTGCGGACCGCCCTTCCCTCCAGAGTCGCTGGCTCCCACTTCGATCCATTCGTTCTCGGTACCGTACAGCACGACTCGCCGCTGCTTGGCGCTGAGCTTGCTGAACGGCACGTCGACCGGCACGCCGGTGTGTCGGCTTAGTCCTTCGAGCATCGCCTGCGACACTGGCAGACTCACGTTCGGCCACAGTAGCACCGCTCCATTGGCAAGCGTTAGCTCTTCGTCACGCAGCAAGGCCGATAAGTTGGCCCCGACTTGAGTCCCCAGTCCTTCGCACGCACCGCACCAGCCGAGCGAGCTATTGAACGAGAAGCTATGCGGGGTGAGTTGCGTGAAGCTGCGACCGCACGACTCGCACACCAGGTGCTGGCTGTGGGTCTTGGTTCGCCAACGAGGCTCCGATTGATCGTCCTGCACGTAGGCGACTCGCATCACCCCTTTGCCGACCGCCAGGGCGTTCTCGATGCTCTCGGCCAGTCGCCCGCGACCTTCCTTCCTGATGGTCACGCGGTCGATCACTACTTCGACCTCATGCTTCCGTCGGCGGGTGAGGGTTGGCACTTCGTCGAGCGAGTGAGTGGTGCCATCGATCCGCACCCTCAGGTACCCCTGCTCGCTGAGCGACGCCCACAGCTTGTCGTATTCGTCGCCGACTTCCACGTCGACCGGGGCCAGCAGATAGAGCTTGGTTCCCTCCGGCTCGGAAATCACTTTGTCCACGATGTTGTCGACCGTCTGCGTGCCGACAGCAATCTCGCACTCGGGGCAATGCAACGTACCAAGCCGAGCGAACAGCACCCGGAAGTAATCGTAAATTTCGGTGACCGTACCAACCGTCGAACGCGGAGTGTGCCCCGTATTGCGTTGCTCGATGGCAATCGCCGGCGAGAGTCCTTCGATGTGTTCCAGTGCAGGCTTCTGCATCTGCCCCACGAACTGGCGGGCGTAGCTGCTCAGGCTTTCGACGTACCGACGCTGCCCCTCGGCATAGATCGTATCCATCGCCAGCGAGGTCTTGCCCGAACCGCTCGGCCCGCAGCAAACCGTGAATTGCTCGCGGGGGATCTTCACATCCACTCGGCGGAGGTTGTGCTGCTCGGCACCACGGACTTCGATGAACTTTGCCTCCTTCACCGTGCCGGCAGTCGCCTTCTTGGCTTTGACGATCGACGTGTGTGTGCCATCGAGAATCGGGCCGAGGGCCTCGCCGGTGTGCGATCGCATGGCCTCGTCGCCCCGCTTCGACTTGCGCGTTTGGGCGTATTCGGCGACCTGCTCGGGCGTGCCGGCCACGACGACCTTACCGCCATCGCGGCCCCCTTCGGGACCGATGTCGATCAGCCAGTCGGCGGTCTTGATCACGTCGAGATTGTGCTCGACCACCAGCACCGTATTGCCGGCGTCGACAAAGTCGTGCAGCACCTGGAGTAGCAGTTCGATGTCGGCAAAGTGCAAACCGGTGGTCGGCTCGTCGAGCACGTATAATGTTTTGCCCGTCGACTTTTTCACCAACTCGCGGGCGAGTTTCACCCGCTGGGCTTCACCGCCGGAGAGTGTCGGCGAAGGCTGACCGAGCTTCAGGTAATCGAGTCCCACCGCGTGCAAGGTCTGCAGCTTATCGGCAATCGGAGGAATGGCTTCGAAGTGCGCGAGCGCTTCCTGAATGTCCATCTCCAGCACGTCCGAGATGCTCTTCTCTTTGTACTGCACGGCCAACGTTTCGCGATTGAACCGATGCCCTTCGCACACCGGGCAGGTCACCCAGATGTCGGCCAGGAAGTCCATCTCGAGCTTGTTCGCCCCGTTGCCGTCGCAGGCTTCGCAGCGGCCGCCATTCACATTAAAGCTGAACCGCCCTGGCTTGTAGCCGCGCCGCTTCGACTCGGGCAGCTGAGCGTAGAGCTTGCGGATTTCGTCGAACACTTTGATGTAGGTCGCCGGATTCGAACGCGGCGTGCGGCCGATCGGCGATTGATCGATCGAAATCACCTTGTCGAGATTGTCGAGTCCTTCGATGGCGTCGTGTGCGCCGGGCTCGCCTTTGCCGTTCATCAGATCGCGTCGCAACGCTTCCATCAGAATGTCGGAGACCAGCGAACTCTTGCCCGAGCCGCTCACGCCGGTCACGCATACAAACTTGCCGAGCGGCACCTCGAAGTCGACTCCTTTCAGGTTGTTGTGCCGAGCGTTGAGGATGCTCAGCATCGGGGTCGCTTCGGTCTCGTCTTGGGCTTCAGAAGCAGCCACTACTTCGCGGCGGGTCTCTGGAACCGGGATCTCCCGCCGGCCCGACAGAAACGCTCCAGTTACGCTCTTTTTGCTTTTGGCGATTTGCTCCGAGGTGCCAGTGGCGACGACGTAGCCCCCTTTCACGCCGGGGCCGGGGCCGAAGTCGACCAGGTAATCGGCCGCCCGCATGGTGTCTTCGTCATGCTCGACCACGACGACCGTGTTGCCCATATCACGAAGCTGTTCGAGGGTCGCGAGCAACCGGTCGTTATCGCGGGGATGCAGTCCGATAGAGGGTTCGTCGAGAATGTAGAGCACGCCGACCAGACCGCAACCAATTTGCCCCGCCAGGCGAATACGTTGCGTCTCGCCGCCCGAGAGGGTGGGAGCGGTTCGATTGAGCGAAAGGTACTCGAGCCCCACGTTGGTCAAGAAACCGAGTCGACCACGAATTTCCTTGAGCACTTCGGTCGCGATCAGTGCTTGCGCGCCTTCGAGGGTGAGGTCGGTAAAGAACTCGGCCGCATCGCTGACTGGCAAGTTACAGACATCCGGCAGCGACAGACTCGCGCGGTCGGCGAATCGCGGAGCAGTCGTCGTAAGTCGCACCGAGCGAGCTTGGGCATTGAGTCTGGCGCCGTTGCACTCGGTGCAGCCGAGCACCCGCATGTAGCCTTCGAGTTTCTTGATAAGCGACGAACTCTTCGACGTGCGATACTTGTCCAACAGCTCGGCGATGATGCCTTCGAACTCGCCGCCGTACTTCTGGCTGCTCTTGCCAGCTCGCCAGGTGTAGGTAATGTGCTCGTCGCCGGTGCCCCAGAGCCAAACGTTGCGCAGATCGTCGCTCAGCTCACCCCAGGGAGTTTCGAGTAAGGTGCCTTCTTCCAGCTCCCACTTCCGCTCGATGGTGTCGGCTACCCCCTTGTAGATGTGGCGTTTCCAGCGGCCCAGGTCCTTCCACTTGCCCACCAAGTCGATCGCCCCTTTGGCGAACGAAAGCGTGGGATCGGGCGCGAGCAGCTCGGGATCGAAACTGTAGTACTCGCCGAGCCCGTCGCAGTCGAGGCACATGCCTTGCGGGCTGTTGAAGCTGAACATCTGCGGAGTCGGCTGCTCGAAACTCAGCCCGCAACTGGTGCAGGCGAAGTGACTGGAGAGCACGATGTCGCCTTCGCGCACGCCGACTCGGCGGCGCTTGGTCCGTTTGGCCTTCGGCACCTGCTCGTCTTCGTCCTGTTCGACGGCCACGATCAGGCTGCCTGAGCCGAGCTTCAGGGCGGTGTCGACCGCCTCGCCCAGACGACCTCGCATGGCCGGCCCGGCCGTGATTCGGTCGACGACCACCTCGATATCGTGCCGCATCTGGCGATCGAGCGACTGGTTTTCGGAGAGCGACACGATGTTGCCATCCACCCGCGCCCGCACGTACCCCTGCTTCAGCAGGTCCTCGAACAGGTCGCGGAACTCCCCTTTCTGCTGACGCACTACCGGCGCTAGCACCTTGAACTTGGTCTTCGCCGGGAGCATCGAAATGTGGCCGATGATCTGCTCGCGGGTCTGTGCGGTGATCGGCCGGTCGCACTTTGGGCAGTGCCCTAACCCCACTCGGGCGTACAGCACCCGCAGAAAGTCGTAGATCTCGGTGATCGTTCCGACAGTCGACCGAGGGTTGGTGCCAGACGATTTCTGCGAAATCGAGATCGACGGCGACAATCCACTCAGGTGATCGACGTCGGGTTTCGGCATCTGGCCGAGAAACTGCCGGGCGAAGGTCGACAGGCTCTCGACGTACCGCCGCTGTCCTTCGGCGTACAAAGTATCGAATGCTAGCGAGCTTTTTCCCGAGCCCGAGACGCCCGTCAGACAAATCAGCTTGTTCCGCGGCAACTGCACGTCGACGTCGCGGAGGTTGTGCTCGCGGGCTCCTTTGATCACGATATCGGAAGCGGGCATCGATGGCATCCTTGCGGTTAAGCGGGCTTTTTCGTTGGTGTCGGCGCGAACTAGTCATTATATGGCACTTGTTTATAGGTGGAAACCTTATGATTTACGCGAATCGAGCTTTACCGCGACTACTGCTGTTTTCCCTGCTATTCACGCTGCCTGTTGGCCAGATGTGGGCGGCCGAAAACGTGCCTTGGGCCAAAGAAATGGCCGAGTTCGCGAAGCAGGACACCGAGCAATCGCCCGCCGAAGGGGGGGTAGTGTTCGTCGGCAGCTCCAGCATCCGGCTGTGGGATCTCCCCAAATCGCTCCCCGACATGGAGCCCGCCCCACTGAACCGCGGCTTCGGCGGCTCGCAGCTCAGCGATTCGATTCGCAACGTCGAGCTGCTGGTGCTCAAGCACAAGCCGCAGACGGTGATCATCTACGCTGGCGACAACGACCTGGCAGGTGGTAAGTCGGCCGAGCGAGTGGGCGACGACTTTGGCAAGCTGGTCAAGCTGATCCACGAAGCCCTGCCCGAAACCAAGATCGGGTACATCGCGATCAAGCCGAGCATCTCCCGCTGGCGCCTGGCCGAAACCATTCAGGACGCCAACGCCCGCATCGCCAAGCAGTGCGAAGCCGAGGACTGGCTGACCTACATCGACGTCTGGAATCCGATGCTCGACGACCAAGGCAAGCCGCGTGAGGAGCTGTTCCGCAACGACGGTCTGCACCTGAACGACAAAGGCTACGAGCTGTGGACCTCGCTGGTAAAACCGCTGCTGCCGGAAGACGAAGCCGACGCGAAGTCCGACCAGTAGTGCTTCGCTACCCGTTCGTTTGATGGTTTGCCTCCCGTTCTCTCGGCTACGTTTCGTTTTCATTTATGACGCACTGGGCGGATTACGAACTGCTGGACTTCGGCGATGGGCGTAAGCTCGAACGGTTTGGCACGCTGCGGTTCGACCGCCCAGCTCCGCAGGCGGAAACGAAGCATGTGCTCGACAAGACCGCCTGGAGCGAAGCGGTTGCTCGCTACACCGGCGATCGCATGACCGAAGGTCGCTGGAAGCGATTGCCAGCGGCCAAGACCGAACTGCCATCGACCATTGCCATTCCGCTCGACGAGCAGCGATCCTTTCGCATGGCAGTCGACTGCCTGCCGACTGGACAGGTCGGCTTGTTCCCCGAGCAATTCGACAACTGGCGATGGATCGCCCGTCAGGCGACTCGCACCGGGCAACCTTGTCGGGTGCTGAACCTGTTCGGCTACACCGGCGGTAGCACCCTGGCGGCGGCTGCCGCTGGGGCCGAGGTCACCCATGTCGACGCTTCGAAACCCTCGGTCGCGACGGCCCGCGCGAATGCCGAGGCTTCGGGCCTCGGCGATGCGCCGATCCGCTGGATCGTTGAAGACGCAGTGAAGTACTGCCGGCGTGAGCTCAAGCGTGGCAACCAGTACCACGGCGTCGTGCTCGATCCTCCCAGCTACGGGCACGGGCCCAAAGGCGAGGACTGGCGTCTGGCCCGCGACCTGCCGAAGCTGCTCGAGCTGATTCGCGAACTCACGCACGACGCACGTCGATTCGTGGTCGCTACGTGCCACACGCCAGGCGTCGGCCCGGCCGAACTCGCGGCCTATCTGTCCGACGGGCTGTTCGGACACTGCGGTCAGCCACCGGCCAGCGGCCCACTGTACCTGGCGACCTCCACGAACCGCCGCCTCGAAAGCGGTGTCTATGCCCGTTGGCCCAACCTATAATTGAGTCGAACCGTCGATTCCTCCCGCGAGTTTGTCATGAACACCGCCAGGCAGAACAGCGGAAACTGGCGGAGCATTAGATTGTTGTTAGCGTTACACTTGCATCAAAGCACGGCGCTTTCACTCACAACTACTACTCCCGTTCCCAAGCTATAGTTTCAACAAATAGCCAGCGTCCCCGCCTTTCGATCCCGCGTCCCCTCCTGAGCCCTGATGAATTCCAATCAATTGCTGCAACACGCAATCGCTCATCTTGAGTCGCTCGGTATCGAGGTCGAGTTTACGCAGGCTGCGGCTATCGAACTGGCTGAGATCAAGGCGTTCGAAGCCGAGCTTGGCTTTCGGCTGCCGGCCGACCTGGCGGAGTTCTATACCAGCTGCAGCAACGGGTTCACCATGGCCTGGGAGGACACTCCGCAGGGGGTGTGGGGCAACGCCTACCTTCCTGAGCTTCAGGAGCTCCGCCTGCTGCGGCAGCGTTGGTGCACCGATCAATTAGGGTTTACTCATTACCATCAGGTCTCCTTCGAGCAGTGCAATGCGCCGAACCTGTACCATTGGCTCCCTCTGATCGAAGAGGAAAACGGCGATCAAATCTGTGTCGACTGTCAGCATCAGACCGTCACTTACTGGAGTCATGAATCAGGCGACGACCTGGTGACCCTCGAAGCTTCGTTCACCATTTGGCTCGACCAACGAGCGCGGCATTGTTTTCAGATTCCGCCCGACTTGTACTGGCCCTCGATCGCTAACGGCCGCGGAGTCGACTGGAGCAGCGACGAGTTCGACTCGAAGTACGTCTGGGGGTAACGCTCCGTCGCGCGAGCGAAGAGCATTCTCGCTCGGCTTAAGGAGGATGATCCTTTAGTTCGCTTGCCGCGTGGTGTTTCTTATGAGCAGCATCCATTCGCTTCTCAATCGGTTTTAGCACCACCAGAATGATGATGGCCACAATCATGCCGGCCACCATCAACTCGTAGCGGCCGAACCCGGCAACCGAGCCCAACGCTGCAGCCAACCAAATGCTGCTCGCGGTGGTCAGTCCTTGGATCTTCTGCCGATCTTGCAGTTTCAGGATGGTTCCGGCACCGAGAAAGCCGATGCCCGCGGCGACTCATTGCACCACTCGGGCGGCTGCGTTCGGATCGACCGTTTGCTGCGATCCGCTTGTCGCGATATATAATCCCAGGCTTACAAACATGCTGGCCCCGATGGCGACGACCATGTGGGTTCGCAAGCCGGCCCAGTGTCCCGAAAGCTCGCGTTCGAGCCCCAACACACCGCCAGCCAGCGCGGCCATCGATAGCCGTAGGAGATTATCGCCGAGTAGTAGCATGTCGAAGTTCATAGGATTGCCATTCATGATAGCTCGCTGATCCATGGTCTGGCAAACCACCTCGCGCGTGTTCGGCTTTCGGTTCTCGGTGAGCTAACTCCACAATTCGGTTACTGGTTCTCCTTCGTCCACAAGTCGAATCGGTCGCCCGATCAGGCTCATGTTTTCGTGCGTGTAATCAATGCCCAGCAGCGAGTAGATGCTGGCGAACAACTCCTTGACCTGCACCGGGCGGTCGACCACTTCGGTGCCTGCTGCGTTGGTGCTGCCGATCACCTGCCCGCCGCGAACGCCGCCGCCGGCCAAGGCGACGTTGAACGCCCGCGGGTAGTGATCGCGACCGTTGCGGCCGTTGATCTTCGGAGTCCGCCCGAACTCGCCCATCCACACCACGAGGGTGTTGTCGAGCATGCCGCGTTGGCGAAGATCCGCAATCAACTGAGCCATCGGCTGATCCACCTGGTTGGTAAGCGTTGCGACCCGCTCGAAGTTGTTATCGTGCGTGTCCCATCCCCCCACGTTCACTTCGACGAAGGTCACCCCACGCTCCACGAGCCGGCGGGCCATCAAGCAACTCGCGCCGAAGTCGGTCCGCCCGTACGCGTCGCGCATCTGGTTCGTTTCCCGCTCGATGT containing:
- a CDS encoding SMI1/KNR4 family protein codes for the protein MNSNQLLQHAIAHLESLGIEVEFTQAAAIELAEIKAFEAELGFRLPADLAEFYTSCSNGFTMAWEDTPQGVWGNAYLPELQELRLLRQRWCTDQLGFTHYHQVSFEQCNAPNLYHWLPLIEEENGDQICVDCQHQTVTYWSHESGDDLVTLEASFTIWLDQRARHCFQIPPDLYWPSIANGRGVDWSSDEFDSKYVWG
- a CDS encoding class I SAM-dependent methyltransferase, giving the protein MTHWADYELLDFGDGRKLERFGTLRFDRPAPQAETKHVLDKTAWSEAVARYTGDRMTEGRWKRLPAAKTELPSTIAIPLDEQRSFRMAVDCLPTGQVGLFPEQFDNWRWIARQATRTGQPCRVLNLFGYTGGSTLAAAAAGAEVTHVDASKPSVATARANAEASGLGDAPIRWIVEDAVKYCRRELKRGNQYHGVVLDPPSYGHGPKGEDWRLARDLPKLLELIRELTHDARRFVVATCHTPGVGPAELAAYLSDGLFGHCGQPPASGPLYLATSTNRRLESGVYARWPNL
- a CDS encoding helix-turn-helix transcriptional regulator, giving the protein MENVTANESQQQTAYLFGDDEWKHLGKRLSLSKRELEIVQLVFTSKSEAEISKDLAISPHTVHTHLGRLYHKLGVNSRVELVVKIMERYHEFCREHDSVLEPICNRRSAGECPFDEKNRQNGSSPSANGQHSTGSTSCGE
- the uvrA gene encoding excinuclease ABC subunit UvrA, which encodes MPASDIVIKGAREHNLRDVDVQLPRNKLICLTGVSGSGKSSLAFDTLYAEGQRRYVESLSTFARQFLGQMPKPDVDHLSGLSPSISISQKSSGTNPRSTVGTITEIYDFLRVLYARVGLGHCPKCDRPITAQTREQIIGHISMLPAKTKFKVLAPVVRQQKGEFRDLFEDLLKQGYVRARVDGNIVSLSENQSLDRQMRHDIEVVVDRITAGPAMRGRLGEAVDTALKLGSGSLIVAVEQDEDEQVPKAKRTKRRRVGVREGDIVLSSHFACTSCGLSFEQPTPQMFSFNSPQGMCLDCDGLGEYYSFDPELLAPDPTLSFAKGAIDLVGKWKDLGRWKRHIYKGVADTIERKWELEEGTLLETPWGELSDDLRNVWLWGTGDEHITYTWRAGKSSQKYGGEFEGIIAELLDKYRTSKSSSLIKKLEGYMRVLGCTECNGARLNAQARSVRLTTTAPRFADRASLSLPDVCNLPVSDAAEFFTDLTLEGAQALIATEVLKEIRGRLGFLTNVGLEYLSLNRTAPTLSGGETQRIRLAGQIGCGLVGVLYILDEPSIGLHPRDNDRLLATLEQLRDMGNTVVVVEHDEDTMRAADYLVDFGPGPGVKGGYVVATGTSEQIAKSKKSVTGAFLSGRREIPVPETRREVVAASEAQDETEATPMLSILNARHNNLKGVDFEVPLGKFVCVTGVSGSGKSSLVSDILMEALRRDLMNGKGEPGAHDAIEGLDNLDKVISIDQSPIGRTPRSNPATYIKVFDEIRKLYAQLPESKRRGYKPGRFSFNVNGGRCEACDGNGANKLEMDFLADIWVTCPVCEGHRFNRETLAVQYKEKSISDVLEMDIQEALAHFEAIPPIADKLQTLHAVGLDYLKLGQPSPTLSGGEAQRVKLARELVKKSTGKTLYVLDEPTTGLHFADIELLLQVLHDFVDAGNTVLVVEHNLDVIKTADWLIDIGPEGGRDGGKVVVAGTPEQVAEYAQTRKSKRGDEAMRSHTGEALGPILDGTHTSIVKAKKATAGTVKEAKFIEVRGAEQHNLRRVDVKIPREQFTVCCGPSGSGKTSLAMDTIYAEGQRRYVESLSSYARQFVGQMQKPALEHIEGLSPAIAIEQRNTGHTPRSTVGTVTEIYDYFRVLFARLGTLHCPECEIAVGTQTVDNIVDKVISEPEGTKLYLLAPVDVEVGDEYDKLWASLSEQGYLRVRIDGTTHSLDEVPTLTRRRKHEVEVVIDRVTIRKEGRGRLAESIENALAVGKGVMRVAYVQDDQSEPRWRTKTHSQHLVCESCGRSFTQLTPHSFSFNSSLGWCGACEGLGTQVGANLSALLRDEELTLANGAVLLWPNVSLPVSQAMLEGLSRHTGVPVDVPFSKLSAKQRRVVLYGTENEWIEVGASDSGGKGGPQFKYQFKGLYPALEEASRLSQRLRGALEDLVGEIECSECGGSRLRDDAAAVRFHDQTIDQITRTPLGELLDTVNKWKLNAREKKVAGELVKEVANRLTFLVDVGLDYLTIGRSAPTLSGGESQRIRLASQVGSGLVGVLYVLDEPTIGLHPRDNTRLIAALHKLRNLGNTLLVVEHDREVVESADSLLDFGPAAGRLGGDIVARGTPAQVAKKRASVTGPYLSGKKAIAIPSNRRIESVEYSEPKGKSERPHSVTFTPPTSTLSIIGARHNNLKNISVDIPLGTLTAVTGVSGSGKSSLVEDVLYNTLARSLHRASTVPGAHDAIEGLERINKVIRVDQQPLGNTPTSNPATYTGVFDLIRQLFAQLPASKLRGYTARQFSFNVAGGRCDACEGAGEYCVEMHFLPDVWITCETCGGKRYNPDTLSVKYRGKTIADVLAMSCREGLELFENIPKIRRVLQTLCDVGLDYLTLGQSAPTLSGGEAQRVKLAAELARPDTGQTLYLLDEPTTGLHFDDLAKLLDVLHRLVDLGNTVVVIEHNLDVIKTCDWLIDIGPEAGRGGGEVVHCGTPEMLVEYAKQQNGKKSKKKAPPISYTGIALQPMLEAGPYEKRKVYDPYAAEAEREGDVDLDKVGENTKMPWEVDGRHWHTVERVARDGDACRWEGEILERVEREIHELGDFAPTNWNHRSVVEVTGHTKSDGWFFHAITAEKWLLKMKFRAAKRTFDRDKLLADINLPPLNDLDDVEAYGSGPRVKCKNLTGPWQEVQLAVHTFEEIDKPEFWKFLKRAVEGFDSFTKRKEKNPEDLMPWKVLGQKWHTTRKGFAPGKKVAWPVEMLEELFEMLHAVAPKGQFLWNNKVLVHLMAPGSKEPWATVVTKRPENVELVLNGPKGAFQLGRVTDLGSEQMLDNEGDQRDRVRLHFTSLDDLHRGDLEGFLREHLDVVQGAGVG
- a CDS encoding SGNH/GDSL hydrolase family protein, whose product is MIYANRALPRLLLFSLLFTLPVGQMWAAENVPWAKEMAEFAKQDTEQSPAEGGVVFVGSSSIRLWDLPKSLPDMEPAPLNRGFGGSQLSDSIRNVELLVLKHKPQTVIIYAGDNDLAGGKSAERVGDDFGKLVKLIHEALPETKIGYIAIKPSISRWRLAETIQDANARIAKQCEAEDWLTYIDVWNPMLDDQGKPREELFRNDGLHLNDKGYELWTSLVKPLLPEDEADAKSDQ